The following proteins come from a genomic window of Geomonas sp. RF6:
- a CDS encoding pilus assembly protein PilX, which translates to MAKVRGEGGAALVTALLLTLLSLVIATALLYSVTQGIKSTASHKRYSTALAAAEGGVDVLAKEIIPQLFLKAMNGPLTSDSLEQVHDMFSFDVSFPGGSAQCLQQKLSTRTEEWSACTAEGKSSDPATLPDVSFVLQGTGHSKEYQVSTKIVDTVPGNSFLGGFDLDAGGAVDWKDEEIYPQHVPYLYSIGVQGETTDLREKARLSVLYAY; encoded by the coding sequence ATGGCGAAGGTGCGCGGGGAAGGGGGGGCGGCTCTGGTCACGGCGCTCCTTCTGACCCTCCTCTCTCTGGTGATAGCGACGGCGCTCCTTTACTCCGTGACGCAGGGGATAAAGAGCACCGCGAGCCACAAGCGCTACAGTACCGCGCTCGCAGCGGCCGAAGGGGGGGTGGATGTCCTGGCGAAGGAGATCATTCCGCAACTCTTCCTGAAGGCGATGAACGGGCCGCTGACCTCGGACTCGCTGGAGCAGGTGCACGACATGTTCTCCTTCGACGTGAGCTTTCCCGGGGGGAGCGCGCAGTGCCTGCAGCAGAAGCTTTCCACCCGCACGGAGGAGTGGAGCGCCTGCACCGCGGAAGGGAAGAGCTCGGACCCCGCGACACTCCCCGACGTGAGCTTCGTCCTCCAGGGGACCGGGCATTCGAAGGAGTACCAGGTATCGACGAAGATCGTGGACACCGTCCCCGGCAACTCCTTCCTTGGCGGTTTCGACCTCGACGCAGGCGGCGCGGTCGACTGGAAGGACGAGGAGATCTACCCGCAGCACGTCCCCTATCTGTACAGCATCGGGGTGCAGGGGGAGACGACGGACCTAAGGGAGAAGGCCCGCCTTTCCGTTCTCTATGCCTACTGA
- a CDS encoding PulJ/GspJ family protein, which yields MCRDEGGYTLAELVVAIGVFAIVMTLTTLTFNRIVSTSSHLVRSEQTQIEGMIGLELLRIDLENAGLGLPWSYQTTGYAGYAEAQEGDNDPDAFNEAFDGTAGQFMAPRAVLVRRGTGTGIKGADYLVLKGAALGMSRVARRWSFLTYSSPLHAVVKPSRSESELYLGTDSGRVIALRDSVKNGVVSKELVMQGSLFSFPYSKPLPVAYLPKNPQDRLVVYGVDPDTATPLTRPFNRADYFISTPDDLPARCAKGTGRLSKMVLKQQGDASGSQFTVFPLLDCVADLQVVVGLDTNGDGDIDLHTDDLMNVNEFDPRTIREQVKEIRVYILAQEGGRDPSFLYPVPDAEKAIVVGDEAEAPEQTRERKASELSATFGGDWRHYRWKIFRIVVQPKNLE from the coding sequence ATGTGCCGTGACGAGGGGGGGTACACCCTTGCCGAGCTGGTGGTGGCGATCGGGGTCTTTGCCATCGTCATGACCCTCACCACCCTCACCTTCAACCGTATCGTCTCCACCTCCAGCCACCTCGTCAGGTCCGAGCAGACCCAGATCGAGGGGATGATCGGGCTGGAACTCCTGCGCATCGACCTGGAAAACGCAGGGCTCGGGCTCCCCTGGTCGTACCAGACGACCGGGTACGCAGGGTATGCAGAGGCTCAGGAAGGGGATAACGATCCTGATGCGTTCAACGAGGCGTTCGACGGCACGGCGGGGCAGTTCATGGCGCCGCGGGCTGTCCTTGTCCGCCGCGGCACGGGGACCGGAATAAAGGGGGCTGACTATCTCGTCCTCAAAGGGGCGGCGCTCGGGATGAGCCGGGTCGCGCGGCGGTGGAGCTTTCTCACCTACAGCAGCCCCCTTCACGCGGTGGTGAAGCCGAGCCGGTCGGAGAGCGAGCTCTACCTCGGCACCGACAGCGGTCGCGTCATCGCCCTTCGGGACAGCGTGAAAAACGGGGTGGTGAGCAAGGAGCTGGTCATGCAGGGGAGCCTCTTTTCCTTCCCCTACAGCAAGCCGTTGCCGGTGGCGTACCTCCCGAAAAATCCGCAGGACCGCCTCGTCGTGTACGGGGTCGATCCTGACACAGCCACCCCGCTGACACGTCCCTTCAACAGGGCGGACTACTTCATAAGCACCCCCGACGATCTCCCGGCGCGCTGCGCGAAGGGAACGGGGCGACTCTCGAAGATGGTGCTGAAGCAGCAGGGGGATGCCAGCGGAAGCCAGTTCACGGTTTTTCCGCTCCTCGACTGCGTCGCGGACCTTCAGGTCGTGGTGGGGCTGGACACAAACGGCGACGGCGACATCGACCTTCATACCGACGATCTGATGAACGTGAACGAGTTCGACCCGCGCACCATCCGCGAGCAGGTGAAGGAGATCAGGGTGTACATACTGGCGCAGGAAGGGGGGAGGGATCCCTCGTTCCTCTATCCGGTGCCCGATGCGGAAAAAGCGATCGTCGTCGGAGACGAGGCGGAGGCGCCGGAGCAGACGCGGGAGCGGAAGGCTTCCGAGCTCTCCGCAACCTTCGGGGGGGACTGGCGCCACTACCGGTGGAAGATCTTCAGGATCGTCGTTCAGCCGAAGAACCTCGAGTGA
- a CDS encoding type IV pilus modification PilV family protein → MKSAASLRNSRGFTLIEVMAALVIMAVGMIGLLQALGIAFEHNLRNQMREEAVYMGEKYMNELRNSPFENLSTSYPSMSVTGSARGGTGAFVVDRSAPALSVDGTGATVRQLQVLVKWTYKGVQYQNRVISPVSRPLQ, encoded by the coding sequence GTGAAGTCGGCAGCATCGCTACGAAATAGCAGAGGATTTACCCTGATCGAGGTCATGGCGGCGCTCGTCATCATGGCGGTCGGCATGATCGGTCTCCTGCAGGCGCTGGGGATAGCCTTCGAGCACAACCTGCGCAACCAGATGCGCGAGGAGGCGGTGTACATGGGGGAGAAGTACATGAACGAACTGCGCAACTCCCCCTTTGAGAACCTGAGCACGAGCTACCCCTCCATGTCGGTCACCGGCAGTGCACGGGGGGGGACGGGCGCCTTCGTGGTGGACCGCAGCGCCCCGGCCCTCTCGGTGGACGGCACGGGCGCGACGGTGCGCCAGCTCCAGGTGCTGGTGAAGTGGACGTACAAGGGGGTGCAGTATCAGAACAGGGTCATCTCCCCCGTTTCCAGGCCCCTGCAGTAA
- a CDS encoding pilus assembly FimT family protein has protein sequence MRERGFSLIELVVVLCIVSILLGIAVLRFSDYIRRSRKEAQTRMIQTEIMQARLAALTERRGRRVKLKRTSFEVYSSTQDDEDGASPRVRLQLNYPITWNCTGTAIDIDDRGIISPPFRSICMEESGDRNLTDSVVLYYTRVNLGSRKEGKDCASEFITVK, from the coding sequence ATGAGAGAGCGCGGATTCTCCTTGATAGAACTGGTTGTGGTCCTCTGCATCGTCTCCATACTGCTCGGTATAGCGGTCCTCAGGTTCAGTGACTATATCCGGCGCAGCAGGAAGGAGGCGCAGACGAGGATGATCCAGACAGAGATCATGCAGGCGAGACTCGCCGCCCTGACGGAGAGGAGGGGGAGGCGGGTGAAGCTGAAGCGGACCTCCTTCGAGGTGTACTCCTCCACCCAGGACGACGAGGATGGCGCCTCTCCGAGGGTGCGCCTCCAGCTCAACTACCCGATCACCTGGAACTGCACCGGGACCGCCATCGACATCGACGACCGGGGGATCATCAGTCCGCCCTTTCGCTCCATCTGCATGGAGGAGTCCGGGGACAGGAACCTCACCGACAGCGTCGTCCTCTACTACACCAGGGTGAACCTGGGAAGCCGGAAGGAGGGGAAGGACTGTGCTTCGGAGTTCATCACCGTCAAGTGA
- a CDS encoding pilus assembly protein PilX — translation MRVVRNEDGIALVVSLMFTLISLAMILLLLELVMSASKMTAAQARYKNALEASYGGTEFLTRTVIPRVIDDFTSGSTSLLSDFGGTDKLGLTLPSGAALQQKLTTPTASWTGGTAAKSLNPKELPDVVFNLKGQTGAPDFKVYSKIVDTVPGVGLLDTSGVDYLDPGIGVAGAGASTQSPRTPNIYSIEVQGEKAVNPKEKANLSVLYAY, via the coding sequence ATGCGAGTTGTACGAAACGAAGACGGGATCGCCCTTGTGGTGAGCCTCATGTTTACCCTCATCAGCCTGGCGATGATCCTCCTGCTCCTCGAGCTCGTCATGAGCGCCAGCAAGATGACCGCCGCCCAGGCGCGCTACAAGAACGCGCTGGAGGCGTCCTACGGCGGCACCGAGTTCCTCACCAGGACGGTCATCCCGCGCGTCATCGATGATTTCACGAGCGGCAGCACCTCCCTTCTCAGCGACTTCGGTGGGACCGACAAGCTCGGGCTCACCCTCCCCAGCGGCGCAGCGCTGCAGCAGAAGCTCACCACCCCGACCGCCTCGTGGACCGGGGGGACCGCCGCGAAGAGCCTGAATCCGAAGGAGCTGCCGGACGTCGTCTTCAACCTGAAAGGGCAGACCGGCGCCCCGGACTTCAAGGTGTACAGCAAGATCGTGGATACCGTCCCCGGGGTCGGCCTCCTCGATACGAGCGGCGTCGACTACCTCGACCCGGGGATCGGCGTCGCCGGTGCCGGCGCGAGCACCCAGTCGCCGCGCACCCCCAACATCTACTCCATCGAGGTGCAGGGGGAGAAGGCGGTGAATCCGAAAGAAAAAGCGAACCTCTCGGTGCTGTACGCCTACTGA
- a CDS encoding PilW family protein, producing MKHLRTTAGYTLVEVIVVMAIFMAIIIVTADSFNTVTTHAGQQSKSAETQIAGIVGLELLRADLQQAGFGLPWDFSSNPNYQEADDGAFVNSFNDAPSNAPRAVASAQSTFNQDASGASDYLVIKSTVVGSTPTAKKWTTVAFSGGTRARNPVRDAAFGADERVIVVKNSLASTPPKQLLMVDSSTGSYFRPFGTYSTIISRHQDGDSFEVYGVHPTADPKAPFNRADYYVKTPASGMPQDCAPHTGILYKSVLDHATRRLSAGTALLDCVADMQVEYGLDTSGAGFVNDHVDAPPTDAADVRRQVREIRVYILAHEGKRDRSYTYPSETIKVGEDFGGTHGRLFNLNDRIGGEYKHYRWKVYTIVARPKNLIQ from the coding sequence ATGAAGCATTTGCGCACTACCGCAGGATATACCCTCGTCGAAGTCATCGTCGTCATGGCCATATTCATGGCGATCATCATTGTCACCGCCGACAGCTTCAACACCGTCACCACCCATGCCGGGCAGCAGTCGAAGTCCGCCGAAACCCAGATCGCCGGGATCGTAGGCCTCGAGCTCCTGCGCGCCGACCTGCAGCAGGCGGGGTTCGGGCTTCCGTGGGATTTTAGCAGCAACCCGAACTACCAGGAGGCGGACGACGGCGCCTTCGTGAACTCCTTCAACGACGCCCCGAGCAACGCCCCGCGTGCGGTGGCGAGCGCGCAGTCCACCTTCAACCAGGACGCCAGCGGCGCCTCGGACTACCTGGTCATCAAGAGCACCGTCGTCGGCTCCACCCCCACCGCGAAGAAGTGGACGACCGTCGCCTTCTCCGGGGGGACGCGCGCAAGGAACCCGGTGCGCGATGCCGCCTTCGGAGCGGACGAGCGGGTCATCGTGGTGAAGAACTCGCTGGCCAGCACCCCCCCGAAGCAGCTCCTCATGGTCGACTCCAGCACCGGCTCATACTTTCGCCCCTTCGGCACCTACTCCACGATCATTTCGCGCCACCAGGACGGCGACTCCTTCGAGGTGTACGGAGTGCACCCCACCGCCGACCCGAAGGCCCCTTTCAACAGGGCCGACTACTACGTGAAGACCCCGGCATCGGGGATGCCGCAGGACTGCGCCCCCCATACCGGGATCCTGTACAAGTCGGTGCTCGACCACGCCACCCGCAGGCTCTCCGCCGGCACCGCTCTTCTTGACTGCGTCGCGGACATGCAGGTGGAGTACGGGCTTGACACCTCCGGCGCAGGCTTCGTGAACGACCACGTGGACGCGCCCCCCACCGATGCGGCGGACGTACGCAGGCAGGTGCGGGAGATCAGGGTGTACATACTCGCCCACGAGGGGAAGAGGGACCGTTCCTATACCTATCCCTCCGAGACGATCAAGGTCGGCGAAGACTTCGGGGGTACGCACGGCAGGCTCTTCAACCTCAATGATCGCATCGGCGGCGAATACAAGCATTACCGGTGGAAGGTGTACACCATCGTGGCGCGCCCCAAGAACCTGATCCAGTAG
- a CDS encoding pilus assembly protein, translating into MKMWRNLLLVSALLSVPVVSHGDPGNNYCITPAFITANIKPNLLLMIDNSASMYDLAYIDKGLKHCSNDATKTCADDSECPGGTCSVVDRNPTFCYDETFHSGKEYYGYFDRTTYYSYRPLTDDFAPEAGGTLSCSTDASYVTRSIPGIMCLKFTTSPKALVSFVAKGDYLNWLSASKMDVEKKILTGGKFNGSFLLPESRGCVGQGYVKDALAGDFVNYTTSDPNVPLGVTFRVKGPWDTANPSAPSVGGQTYIDIFSTPGKVYDSEACDAAYAAIDSGTNAAIKTTVGACLQDASPAYGSCQQKSSLQCITSTDCELNTALPQTSSVCSGNPAQSCTTDSNCTVTGGYCSGDTTRLCTLGCGVVNIPERLGTCGTQGSYSPVLPSSLKNSIPSSCRTNAECSITNTFKGVTTTYTASCTGYAAASTKDYGTCQTSDIDWRPCTSNYVGPCVTSTQQAVVKTKVSFQQSMQACWQVRENHAIGTDEIKTINNQCSDVYGGFATCANNAQKTCTTATATADCGEGIACVTGPAAIAAGNPALICGTSYMGKFFQQSGSAWVLRSSLPATLPSACASGDTFETCQEKVYATYCSANSAPNVMDPTDSPSNTPATDNVPAILSGTSVEAQLGSPIITMKVKIATSTAPEGLVQQFSDQIRLGAMSFNKYGSSSETALTSIGTPAGTNLDGSTILYKIGSGSCATMTSVPCKVNGECTGSGETCLEGYCGVKGETACTTLSNCTGSNQACIADPAGLHTSSTSLVRKIDDVKAETWTPLAEGFYNAIGYYARTATGTSRTDVRLNTGDFDENYNPSEYRCQQNYVLLVSDGASTADLNSSTTTLANSYASSAGITQRSCTTAARNKVIDYGGNNNFPIMTWLAKNRNITNFSLTPSNARDSITTYIVFNGESNGAAEDCNSVTLMTEAATKGGTQIKMAKDFPTLSTQLTKVFQDVAAKAASGTAASILSNSEGSGANILQAVFYPKKIFNNSTSVNWIGEMQNLWYYVDPYINNSTIREDTPLSGQTDYKLNLLQDKVVRFTFDNSSNKAMVQLYQDSDGNGTGDTAVGALIDPDEVHSLWRAGELLYLRSPGTRQIYTPYISGGTLTSTGSGLMLLDYNSNATKDALIPYLQAGSRSEANDIMQWVYGFDITNMRSRTVQMKTYAASTWKLGDIISSTPRVQSTVRLGTYNLAPPGGYNDASYLSFVNSNQYQSRGTVYVGANDGMLHAFKLGLLSVKSTGYEKATLTADPMTDLGKEQWAFIPKNYLPYLKYLQDPDYQHLYGVDGKTVLVDASIGDLGTTACNSTNYWNCLKPTMGADSKVTDSSNDLASNNTWRTILISGMGLGGASAKTSTTNFVTTPINDPANDGNGFGYSSYFALDVTNPATPKLLWEFSNPYLGYSTTGPAVVRIGDSQKNGRWFAIFGSGPTGPIDTTTHQFQGRSGQQLRFFVVDLKTGELVKQIDTGIANAFSGSLTGGAIDADRWDPISLGNYQDDAVYVGYVKQTGTSTAWTDGGLGRIMINRDQGEEPTTANLQSDEVWKWSTILEGIGPVTTAISRLQDRKNRNLWLYGGTGRYFYRDSVGLDDNTSRRMLFGVKEPCYNKANIGNYLDKACTDGYTGTVLEGAAGALVDQTSDISSVGSGNAGWRIKLDASTSSVGAERLVTDTVSLVNGTVFFTSFSPTMDPCGYGGNSYLWGVKYDTGDAPPANALTGKALIQLSTGEFKEVDLSTVFTDKLNRRMATPLTGKPPSDAPPVISSSTNRPVKKILHIQEH; encoded by the coding sequence ATGAAGATGTGGCGAAACTTGCTGCTGGTATCGGCTCTGCTCTCGGTCCCCGTCGTCTCCCATGGCGACCCGGGTAACAACTACTGCATCACCCCCGCCTTCATTACCGCGAACATAAAGCCGAATCTGCTCCTCATGATAGACAACTCGGCCAGTATGTACGACCTCGCCTACATCGACAAAGGGCTCAAGCACTGCTCCAACGACGCCACGAAGACGTGTGCGGACGACTCGGAATGTCCCGGCGGGACATGCAGCGTCGTCGACCGCAACCCGACCTTCTGCTACGACGAGACCTTCCATAGCGGTAAGGAGTACTACGGCTATTTCGACCGCACCACCTACTACTCCTACCGCCCCCTCACAGATGACTTCGCGCCCGAAGCGGGCGGCACCCTCAGCTGCTCCACGGACGCCTCCTATGTCACCAGATCGATCCCGGGGATCATGTGCCTGAAATTCACCACCTCGCCGAAGGCGCTGGTGAGCTTTGTCGCCAAGGGGGATTACCTCAACTGGCTCAGCGCCTCGAAGATGGACGTGGAGAAGAAGATCCTCACCGGCGGCAAGTTCAACGGCAGCTTTCTCCTCCCCGAATCCCGCGGCTGTGTGGGGCAGGGGTACGTGAAGGACGCCTTGGCGGGGGATTTCGTAAACTACACCACCTCTGACCCCAACGTGCCGCTGGGGGTCACCTTCAGGGTGAAGGGGCCGTGGGACACGGCGAACCCCAGTGCCCCCTCCGTTGGCGGGCAAACCTACATCGACATCTTCTCCACACCGGGGAAGGTGTACGATTCCGAGGCCTGCGATGCGGCGTATGCAGCCATCGACAGCGGCACCAACGCCGCCATAAAGACGACGGTGGGGGCGTGCCTGCAGGATGCCTCCCCCGCCTACGGCAGCTGCCAGCAGAAGAGCTCCCTGCAGTGCATCACCTCCACCGACTGCGAGCTCAACACCGCGTTGCCCCAGACGAGCTCTGTCTGCAGCGGCAACCCCGCCCAGAGCTGCACCACTGACTCCAACTGCACGGTGACCGGGGGGTATTGCTCCGGCGACACGACCAGGTTGTGCACGCTCGGGTGCGGTGTCGTCAACATCCCGGAGAGGCTCGGCACCTGCGGCACCCAGGGGAGCTACTCCCCGGTGCTCCCCAGCAGCTTGAAAAACAGCATACCCTCCAGTTGCCGGACCAATGCAGAGTGCAGCATTACCAACACCTTTAAGGGAGTCACCACCACCTACACCGCTTCCTGCACCGGGTACGCCGCCGCCTCCACGAAGGACTACGGCACCTGCCAGACCTCGGATATAGACTGGAGGCCCTGCACCTCCAACTACGTCGGCCCCTGTGTCACCTCGACGCAGCAGGCCGTAGTGAAAACGAAGGTTTCCTTTCAGCAGTCGATGCAGGCGTGCTGGCAGGTGCGGGAAAATCACGCCATCGGCACCGACGAGATAAAGACGATCAACAACCAGTGCTCCGACGTCTACGGTGGGTTTGCCACCTGCGCGAACAACGCGCAGAAGACGTGCACCACCGCGACCGCCACGGCCGACTGCGGCGAAGGTATCGCCTGCGTCACCGGCCCCGCTGCGATCGCAGCGGGGAACCCCGCGCTTATCTGCGGCACGAGCTACATGGGGAAGTTTTTCCAGCAAAGCGGGAGCGCATGGGTGCTCAGGAGCTCACTCCCCGCCACGCTCCCTAGCGCCTGCGCCTCCGGCGACACTTTCGAGACGTGCCAGGAGAAGGTGTACGCCACCTACTGCTCCGCGAACAGCGCACCGAACGTCATGGACCCCACCGACTCGCCGTCCAACACCCCGGCAACCGACAACGTCCCGGCGATCCTGAGCGGCACCAGCGTCGAAGCGCAGCTTGGCTCGCCTATCATCACCATGAAGGTGAAGATCGCCACTTCCACCGCGCCGGAAGGGCTGGTCCAGCAGTTCTCCGACCAGATACGCCTCGGGGCGATGTCCTTCAACAAGTATGGCTCCTCCTCCGAGACTGCCCTTACCTCCATAGGAACGCCGGCGGGGACGAACCTCGACGGCAGCACGATCCTCTACAAGATTGGATCAGGCTCCTGCGCCACCATGACCAGCGTTCCCTGCAAGGTGAACGGCGAATGCACCGGGTCGGGGGAGACCTGCCTTGAGGGGTACTGCGGCGTGAAGGGAGAGACCGCCTGCACTACCCTCTCCAACTGCACCGGTAGCAACCAGGCGTGCATCGCCGACCCCGCCGGGCTGCACACCTCCAGCACCTCGCTCGTCCGCAAGATCGACGACGTCAAGGCGGAGACCTGGACGCCGCTGGCGGAAGGTTTCTACAACGCCATCGGCTACTACGCCCGCACCGCCACCGGCACGAGCCGCACCGATGTCCGCTTGAACACCGGAGACTTCGACGAGAACTACAATCCGTCCGAGTACCGCTGCCAGCAGAACTACGTGCTGCTCGTCAGCGACGGCGCCTCCACCGCGGACCTCAACAGCTCCACCACCACGCTCGCCAACAGCTACGCATCCTCGGCGGGGATCACCCAGAGAAGCTGCACGACCGCGGCGAGGAACAAGGTCATCGACTACGGCGGTAACAACAACTTCCCGATCATGACGTGGCTGGCGAAGAACCGCAACATCACCAACTTCAGCCTGACCCCCAGCAACGCACGCGACTCCATCACCACCTACATCGTCTTCAACGGCGAGTCGAATGGCGCGGCGGAGGACTGCAACTCGGTTACTCTGATGACCGAGGCGGCCACCAAGGGGGGTACGCAGATCAAGATGGCGAAGGATTTCCCGACACTAAGCACGCAGCTCACGAAGGTCTTCCAGGATGTCGCCGCGAAGGCTGCATCGGGGACCGCCGCCTCCATCCTCAGCAACAGCGAGGGGAGCGGCGCGAACATACTGCAGGCGGTCTTCTACCCGAAGAAGATCTTCAACAACTCCACCTCGGTGAACTGGATAGGCGAGATGCAGAACCTCTGGTACTACGTCGACCCCTATATCAATAACAGCACCATCAGGGAGGACACGCCGCTGTCGGGACAGACCGACTACAAGCTGAACCTCCTGCAGGACAAGGTGGTGCGCTTCACCTTCGACAACAGCTCAAACAAGGCGATGGTGCAGCTCTACCAGGACAGCGACGGCAACGGCACGGGGGACACTGCAGTCGGCGCCCTCATTGACCCGGACGAGGTACACTCCCTCTGGCGCGCAGGCGAGCTCCTCTACCTGCGCTCCCCCGGCACCCGGCAGATCTACACCCCGTACATCTCCGGCGGGACCCTGACCTCCACCGGTAGCGGCCTCATGCTCCTCGACTACAACAGCAACGCCACGAAGGACGCGCTGATCCCTTACCTGCAGGCGGGGAGCCGCTCCGAGGCGAACGACATCATGCAGTGGGTGTACGGATTCGACATTACGAACATGAGGAGCAGGACGGTGCAGATGAAGACGTACGCCGCCTCCACCTGGAAACTCGGGGACATCATCTCCTCGACCCCCAGGGTGCAGTCGACCGTACGCCTCGGCACCTACAACCTGGCGCCTCCGGGGGGGTACAACGACGCCTCGTACCTCTCCTTCGTCAATTCCAACCAGTACCAAAGCCGCGGCACCGTGTACGTGGGGGCGAACGACGGGATGCTGCACGCCTTCAAGCTCGGGCTTCTCTCGGTGAAGTCGACCGGGTATGAAAAGGCGACGCTCACCGCCGACCCGATGACCGATCTGGGGAAGGAGCAGTGGGCTTTCATCCCCAAAAACTACCTGCCGTACCTCAAGTACCTGCAGGACCCGGACTACCAGCACCTGTACGGGGTGGACGGAAAGACGGTGCTGGTGGACGCGAGCATCGGCGACCTCGGCACCACGGCGTGCAACAGCACGAACTACTGGAACTGCCTGAAGCCCACCATGGGGGCGGATAGCAAGGTAACCGATTCGAGCAACGACCTCGCCTCCAACAACACCTGGCGCACGATCCTGATCAGCGGGATGGGACTCGGGGGGGCGTCCGCGAAGACCTCCACCACGAACTTCGTGACCACCCCCATAAACGACCCGGCGAACGACGGCAACGGGTTCGGTTACTCCTCCTACTTCGCCCTCGACGTCACCAACCCCGCCACCCCGAAGCTCCTGTGGGAATTCAGTAATCCGTACCTCGGCTACTCCACGACGGGGCCGGCGGTGGTGCGCATCGGTGACTCGCAGAAAAACGGCAGGTGGTTCGCCATCTTCGGCTCGGGACCGACGGGGCCGATCGACACCACCACGCACCAGTTCCAGGGGCGCTCCGGGCAGCAGCTCAGGTTCTTCGTTGTCGACCTGAAGACGGGGGAACTGGTGAAGCAGATCGACACCGGAATCGCGAACGCCTTCTCCGGTTCCCTCACCGGCGGGGCCATCGACGCCGACCGCTGGGATCCGATCTCTCTCGGGAACTACCAGGACGATGCCGTGTACGTGGGGTACGTGAAGCAGACAGGGACGAGCACCGCCTGGACCGACGGCGGGCTCGGGCGCATCATGATAAACCGGGACCAGGGGGAGGAGCCGACCACCGCGAACCTGCAGAGCGATGAGGTGTGGAAATGGAGCACCATCCTCGAGGGGATCGGCCCGGTCACCACCGCGATTTCCAGGCTGCAGGACCGCAAGAACCGCAATCTCTGGCTCTACGGCGGCACCGGGAGGTACTTCTACCGCGACAGCGTGGGGCTCGACGACAACACCTCCCGCCGCATGCTCTTCGGCGTGAAGGAGCCGTGCTACAACAAGGCGAACATCGGAAACTACCTGGACAAGGCCTGCACCGACGGCTATACCGGGACCGTTCTGGAAGGGGCTGCCGGGGCGCTGGTGGACCAGACAAGTGACATTTCCTCCGTGGGATCGGGTAACGCAGGGTGGCGCATAAAGCTCGATGCCAGCACGTCGTCGGTCGGGGCGGAGCGTCTCGTTACCGACACGGTGTCGCTGGTGAACGGCACCGTCTTTTTCACCTCCTTCTCCCCGACCATGGACCCCTGCGGCTACGGCGGCAACTCGTATCTGTGGGGGGTGAAGTACGATACCGGCGACGCCCCTCCGGCGAACGCCCTCACCGGAAAGGCGCTGATCCAGCTCTCTACCGGGGAGTTCAAGGAGGTCGACCTCTCGACCGTTTTCACGGACAAGCTGAACCGCAGGATGGCGACTCCGCTGACGGGGAAACCCCCCTCAGACGCACCGCCGGTGATCAGTTCGAGCACGAACAGGCCGGTGAAGAAGATCCTGCACATCCAGGAGCACTAA
- a CDS encoding prepilin-type N-terminal cleavage/methylation domain-containing protein — MLRSSSPSSEEGFTLIEMLAALLVMMIGLLGLLQAVIVALEYDTRNVLREESVRLAEKEMNAFRLAAGHQNDGDFKMAAFGDRTKEESTIDVPLQIRGGGRLFTVTREYQSTGGKSRRLLVRVSYNYRGDRLQHEIYTIKSNR, encoded by the coding sequence GTGCTTCGGAGTTCATCACCGTCAAGTGAAGAGGGCTTCACCCTCATCGAGATGCTGGCGGCCCTGCTCGTGATGATGATCGGGCTCCTGGGGCTCTTGCAGGCGGTCATCGTGGCGCTGGAGTACGATACCCGCAACGTGCTCCGCGAGGAGTCCGTGCGCCTCGCCGAGAAGGAGATGAACGCCTTCAGGCTTGCCGCCGGGCACCAGAACGACGGCGATTTCAAAATGGCGGCCTTCGGCGACCGCACAAAGGAGGAGTCGACCATCGACGTGCCGCTGCAGATCCGGGGGGGAGGGCGCCTCTTCACCGTGACAAGGGAGTACCAGTCGACGGGGGGGAAGTCGCGAAGGCTCCTCGTGCGGGTGAGCTACAACTACAGGGGGGACAGGCTCCAGCATGAGATATACACCATCAAGAGCAACAGGTGA
- a CDS encoding prepilin-type N-terminal cleavage/methylation domain-containing protein, giving the protein MQQKGFTLVELMVVIALIGILLSVATLNWGDMNRKTAIEREAKTVYADLMAVRLDALYTKQARSVVVSGTEFKVYNTNDTSIAPASTKTLAYPLKWTPDSSSLTINFDASGLVESDVPLCVAPDGSLATANPATVDSLVVSAARVKLGKREGGACEVGSIATK; this is encoded by the coding sequence ATGCAACAGAAGGGTTTCACCCTCGTGGAGCTCATGGTGGTGATCGCGCTGATAGGAATACTCCTCTCCGTGGCGACGCTGAACTGGGGCGACATGAACAGGAAGACCGCCATAGAAAGGGAAGCGAAGACGGTGTACGCCGATCTCATGGCGGTGCGTCTCGATGCGCTGTACACGAAGCAGGCGCGGAGCGTCGTCGTGAGCGGTACGGAGTTCAAGGTCTACAACACGAACGACACCTCCATCGCGCCGGCGAGCACGAAGACCCTCGCCTACCCGCTGAAGTGGACCCCCGACAGCAGCTCCCTCACCATCAACTTCGACGCGAGCGGTCTCGTGGAGAGCGACGTGCCGCTGTGCGTCGCTCCGGACGGGTCGCTCGCGACGGCCAATCCGGCGACGGTGGACAGCCTCGTCGTCTCCGCGGCCCGGGTCAAACTCGGCAAAAGGGAGGGAGGAGCTTGTGAAGTCGGCAGCATCGCTACGAAATAG